In Monodelphis domestica isolate mMonDom1 chromosome 4, mMonDom1.pri, whole genome shotgun sequence, one DNA window encodes the following:
- the LOC100022175 gene encoding olfactory receptor 51Q1-like, whose protein sequence is MPVITNISEEPFYFILTGIPGLEAMHIWVSIPFCCLYMISILGNTTILAVIQTESSLHQPMYLFLSMLALTDLGLTLTTLPTVMQLLWFNVQEISFEACFAQFFFLHGFSFMESSVLLAMAYDRFVAICRPLHYASILTETVIGRIGIAIVIRCVLAVLPSLFLLKRLPFCHSHLLSHSYCLHQDMIRLVCADTRINSWYGFVLVLLIIVLDPLLILVSYGLILHSVLGTASHAERIKALNNCLSHILAVLILYVPMVGLSMVHRFARHAPPLVHVVMANVYLLSPPVMNPIIYSVKTKQIRQGIHRLLFQGKVH, encoded by the coding sequence ATGCCAGTCATCACTAACATCTCTGAAGAACCCTTCTACTTCATCCTTACGGGCATCCCGGGTTTGGAGGCCATGCATATTTGGGTCTCCATCCCCTTCTGCTGCCTATACATGATCTCCATCTTGGGTAACACCACCATCCTGGCTGTCATTCAGACAGAGTCCTCGCTCCACCAACCCATGTACCTGTTCCTCTCCATGCTGGCACTAACTGACCTGGGCCTCACCCTCACCACTCTGCCCACAGTCATGCAACTCCTCTGGTTCAATGTCCAGGAAATTAGCTTTGAGGCCTGCTTTGCCCAGTTTTTCTTCCTTCATGGTTTCTCCTTTATGGAGTCTTCAGTATTGTTGGCCATGGCTTATGACCGTTTTGTTGCTATCTGCCGCCCACTCCACTATGCCTCTATTCTCACAGAGACTGTCATTGGCAGAATTGGGATAGCCATCGTTATCCGATGTGTTTTGGCTGTCCTGCCCTCACTCTTCCTGCTCAAACGTCTGCCCTTTTGTCACTCTCATCTCCTCTCCCACTCCTACTGCCTTCATCAGGACATGATCCGCTTGGTATGTGCTGACACTCGGATCAATAGTTGGTATGGTTTTGTACTGGTATTGCTCATCATCGTGCTTGACCCTCTCCTCATTCTGGTCTCCTATGGTTTGATCTTGCACAGTGTCCTTGGCACTGCCTCCCACGCTGAGAGAATTAAGGCGCTCAACAACTGCCTATCCCACATTCTAGCTGTACTCATCCTTTACGTGCCCATGGTGGGGTTGTCAATGGTCCACCGCTTTGCCCGGCATGCACCACCACTGGTTCATGTGGTCATGGCCAATGTCTACTTGCTATCACCCCCTGTGATGAACCCCATTATCTACAGTGTGAAAACTAAGCAGATTCGCCAGGGTATCCACCGACTCCTTTTTCAAGGAAAAGTGCACTAG
- the LOC100022225 gene encoding olfactory receptor 51B5-like: MWPNNSLSPFLLTGFPGLEAVHHWISIPFFFVYFSVILGNGTLLFLIKDDHSLHEPMYYFLAMLATTDLLVTLNTMPTVLGVLWLDQREIQLELCFSQAYFVHSLSIVESGVLLAMAYDRFIAIRNPLRYRSILTNSRVVKIGVGVLLRGCMSVVPPIVPLHFFPYCHSHVLSHAFCLHQDVIKLACADITFNRIYPMVLVSFTFFLDFLVILFSYILILKTVMSIASGEERNKALNTCISHICCVLVFYVTVIGLSLIHRFGKHAPHVIHITMSYIHFLFPPFMNPVIYSVKTKQIRNGILRKFSLHRFRA; encoded by the coding sequence ATGTGGCCTAATAACAGtttatctcccttccttctgaCTGGATTTCCAGGACTGGAGGCAGTTCATCACTGGatctccatccctttcttttttgtGTATTTCTCTGTGATACTTGGCAATGGAACCCTCCTCTTTCTCATCAAAGATGACCACAGCCTCCATGAGCCCATGTACTACTTCCTAGCAATGCTGGCAACCACAGATCTTTTGGTGACTCTGAACACAATGCCCACAGTGCTAGGTGTCCTGTGGCTTGATCAGAGGGAGATTCAACTTGAACTCTGCTTCTCCCAGGCCTACTTTGTCCACTCTCTTTCTATAGTAGAGTCAGGGGTCTTGCTAGCCATGGCCTATGACCGTTTCATTGCCATTCGCAACCCACTGAGATACAGGTCTATCCTCACTAACTCCAGAGTGGTGAAAATTGGGGTTGGGGTATTGCTGAGGGGCTGCATGTCTGTGGTACCCCCAATTGTCCcattacattttttcccttaCTGTCATTCCCATGTCCTTTCTCATGCCTTTTGCCTCCACCAGGATGTCATCAAATTGGCCTGTGCAGACATTACTTTTAATCGTATCTATCCAATGGTTCTGGTTTCATTTACCTTCTTCCTagactttttggtcattcttttctCCTATATACTAATTTTGAAAACAGTTATGAGCATTGCCTCTGGAGAAGAGCGGAACAAAGCCCTAAACACCTGCATCTCTCACATTTGTTGTGTCTTAGTTTTCTACGTCACAGTGATTGGTCTGTCCCTCATCCACCGCTTTGGGAAACATGCCCCCCATGTGATTCATATCACTATGAGTtatatccatttcctctttcctccatttATGAACCCAGTCATCTATAGTGTTAAGACCAAACAGATCAGGAATGGCATCCTCCGCAAGTTCTCTCTACACAGATTCAGAGCTTAG